In Candidatus Bathyarchaeota archaeon, a genomic segment contains:
- a CDS encoding GNAT family N-acetyltransferase has protein sequence MSVIKDLGEYVLREATLEDIQVLVRHRRLMFMEAIGARDEKALDSMDRAYERYVRRAMPAGNFKAWLIETKDGEVASGGGISIYEQPPRPQDDTLRYIYIHSVYTEPDHRRRGLARIILETILEWCRANGFKTLTLHAVDASRHLYESMGFKPTTEMRMFL, from the coding sequence GTGTCTGTTATCAAAGATCTCGGTGAATATGTCTTGCGTGAGGCGACGTTGGAGGATATTCAGGTTCTGGTTCGGCATAGGAGACTTATGTTTATGGAGGCCATTGGCGCCAGAGACGAGAAGGCACTCGACTCGATGGATAGGGCATATGAGAGATATGTCAGGAGGGCTATGCCGGCTGGTAATTTCAAGGCGTGGCTTATAGAGACGAAGGATGGCGAAGTAGCGTCCGGTGGCGGGATCTCAATTTATGAGCAACCTCCTAGACCTCAAGATGATACCCTACGCTACATCTACATCCACAGCGTATATACTGAGCCTGATCATAGACGTCGAGGTCTGGCCAGAATAATACTTGAAACTATTTTGGAATGGTGTAGAGCTAATGGGTTTAAGACCCTCACGTTGCATGCTGTGGATGCGAGTAGACATCTATATGAGTCGATGGGTTTCAAGCCTACAACTGAGATGCGAATGTTTCTATAG